One genomic region from Syngnathus typhle isolate RoL2023-S1 ecotype Sweden linkage group LG17, RoL_Styp_1.0, whole genome shotgun sequence encodes:
- the LOC133169884 gene encoding uncharacterized protein K02A2.6-like yields the protein MAQYQVMPPEKFTFKAEDWPKWIKRFERFRIASGLETQAEENQVNALIYSMGEEAEDILVSLHLTPEQMSEYGRVTQRLDAHFVARRNIIFERAKFNQRQQEIGESADSFITALHCLAEHCGYGQLHDEMVRDRLVVGLRDKRLSELLQLDPELTLEKAVTKAKQSEMVKKQQEMLKTNFKGDVVNTQLDSVRIKPQGGARPKQNKMQWKPGFSTKAKPCTRCGDTKGHAYQQCPAKDASCNNCKKKGHFARMCRSKKMYEVNLERLEDFSSEDISFLGSLACESSDPWMTEIEMDKSNAVFKIDTGADVTAVPAGMYVKGQFKELKQTRKVLMGPGRSQLKVKGKFSATLKRRDKSIMEDIYVVEGLSTALLSRQAATALQLVARLDTATLDNKETIKQEFPELFTGLGIMKGEYHIVLKPEAQPFSVSTPRRISIPLLPKVKEELSRMEQQGVISKVEQPTEWCAPMVVVPKPARDRVRICSDLTQLNKSVLRERHQLPSVENTLGQLSGAKVFSKLDANAGFWQIPLSKDSSLLTTFITPFGRYCYNRLCFGLSSAPEHFQKRMQQILEGLEGVVCQMDDVLIWGVDQIEHDKRLREALTRLRDAGMTLNDKCEFSKTKIKFLGQIIQATGVSPDPEKLNAVKAMKEPTNISEVRRFLGMANHLGKFLPHLAEKTRPLRDLLRKTNMWSWGPQQIQAFESIKIDLTTPPGLALYDPSADTLVSADSSSYGLGAVLLQKTSSMDWKPVAYASRALSTTEQRYAQIEKEALATTWACERFAEFLIGKDFHIQTDHKPLVPLLGARNLDELPPRIQRLKMRLMRFSFTISHVAGKEIATADVLSRAPVTSSEDRLREEEINLYADAVVDSLPATEKRLKEIQSHQDKDDILRQLKQFCVSGWPDKFSIEKTFMPYFPFAGELTVQNGLLLLGCRLVIPKTLRDDMLNKLHEGHLGITKCRERAKQSVWWPGLSKDLKQLIEKCDTCARERVNNRETMLGTEFPSRPWCTVGVDLFQFGKNQYLAVVDYFSRFCEVAKLSCTTSDAVITHCKSIFARHGIPEVVRSDNGPQFASEEFRRFARMWGFSHVTSSPHFPQSNGEVERAIRTVKSLLKKSSDPYLALMAYRAAPLANGCSPTELLMGRKIRTTVPVIPSQLDPKGADLEDVKRKEQSYRQKQKLNFDKRHRAHTLPALQPGDHVWVKDMQQRGTVVSTANTPRSYIVETSGGNLRRNRYHLSRTPVAPEPHITVPDMGESNSTETLKGPVSPVVLSGSPESERRYPSRVGKTPEYLKDYVT from the coding sequence ATGGCGCAATATCAAGTAATGCCACCGGAAAAATTCACGTTCAAGGCAGAAGACTGGCCCAAATGGATAAAACGCTTTGAGAGGTTTCGCATCGCATCAGGTTTGGAAACTCAAGCGGAGGAGAACCAAGTGAATGCACTAATCTACAGTATGGGAGAAGAAGCGGAGGACATTTTGGTTTCCCTCCACCTCACCCCAGAACAAATGAGTGAGTACGGCAGAGTCACGCAGAGACTGGATGCTCACTTTGTAGCTCGGAGAAATATAATTTTTGAAAGAGCTAAGTTTAATCAGCGGCAGCAAGAGATAGGCGAGTCGGCAGACAGCTTTATCACCGCGCTTCATTGTTTAGCTGAACACTGTGGATATGGACAACTACACGATGAGATGGTCAGAGATAGGCTTGTAGTTGGACTTCGAGACAAGCGTTTGTCAGAACTGTTGCAACTGGATCCAGAACTTACATTAGAAAAAGCAGTTACAAAAGCCAAACAGAGTGAAATggtcaagaaacaacaagaaatgcTGAAAACAAACTTCAAGGGAGACGTCGTTAATACTCAACTTGATAGTGTACGCATcaaaccacaagggggcgccagacccaaacaaaacaaaatgcagtggAAACCAGGATTTTCCACCAAAGCCAAACCATGCACAAGATGTGGAGACACAAAAGGTCACGCTTATCAGCAATGCCCGGCTAAAGATGCCTCATGCAATAATTGCAAAAAGAAGGGACATTTTGCTAGAATGTGCAGGTCCAAGAAAATGTATGAGGTCAATCTAGAAAGATTAGAGGATTTTTCTTCAgaggatatttcatttttgggttcattggcttGTGAATCTTCAGATCCGTGGATgacagaaatagaaatggaCAAGTCTAACGCTGTGTTTAAAATTGACACAGGCGCGGATGTGACAGCAGTTCCAGCTGGCATGTATGTAAAAGGACAATTCAAAGAACTAAAGCAAACCAGAAAAGTGCTGATGGGGCCAGGCAGGTCGCAGTTAAAGGTTAAAGGCAAGTTTTCGGCGACTCTCAAAAGAAGAGACAAAAGCATAATGGAGGACATTTATGTGGTTGAAGGGCTAAGTACAGCTTTACTGAGCAGACAAGCAGCCACTGCATTACAGCTAGTGGCTAGGCTTGATACAGCTACTTTGGACAATAAAGAGACAATCAAGCAGGAATTTCCAGAGCTATTCACAGGGCTTGGAATCATGAAAGGAGAATACCATATTGTACTTAAACCAGAAGCACAACCATTCTCCGTTTCAACTCCACGACGCATTTCTATCCCTTTACTGCCAAAGGTTAAAGAGGAACTTTCTCGTATGGAGCAACAAGGAGTCATCTCCAAGGTGGAGCAGCCTACAGAATGGTGTGCACCTATGGTGGTGGTTCCCAAGCCCGCACGTGACAGAGTGAGAATATGTTCAGACCTCACTCAACTAAATAAGTCTGTTTTGAGAGAAAGGCACCAGCTACCTTCAGTTGAAAACACGCTTGGACAGCTTTCAGGTGCCAAGGTCTTTTCAAAACTAGATGCCAATGCAGGTTTCTGGCAGATTCCTCTTTCAAAAGACTCATCACTGCTCACAACCTTTATCACTCCTTTTGGTCGCTATTGCTACAATCGACTGTGCTTTGGACTATCTTCAGCACCAGAACACTTTCAGAAACGCATGCAGCAAATCCTAGAAGGCCTGGAGGGAGTGGTGTGTCAGATGGATGACGTCCTCATCTGGGGAGTGGATCAGATAGAGCACGACAAAAGACTGAGGGAAGCTCTCACACGTCTACGGGACGCGGGCATGACACTTAATGATAAGTGTGAATTTTCAAAGACTAAAATCAAGTTCCTGGGTCAGATCATTCAGGCAACTGGAGTTAGCCCCGACCCAGAGAAATTAAATGCGGTGAAAGCCATGAAGGAACCAACCAACATTTCCGAGGTGAGAAGATTTCTGGGAATGGCAAATCACTTGGGAAAGTTTTTGCCACACTTAGCAGAAAAGACACGTCCACTCAGAGATctgttaagaaaaacaaacatgtggtcATGGGGACCTCAGCAGATTCAGGCTTTTGAAAGCATAAAAATAGACTTGACAACACCTCCTGGGCTGGCATTGTATGATCCTTCAGCTGATACGCTAGTCTCAGCAGATTCATCTTCTTATGGACTGGGTGCTGTATTGTTGCAGAAAACAAGCAGTATGGACTGGAAACCAGTGGCGTATGCATCACGCGCATTGAGCACCACCGAGCAGCGCTACGCGCAAATTGAGAAGGAAGCGCTAGCCACAACGTGGGCATGTGAGAGGTTTGCAGAGTTTTTGATTGGAAAGGACTTTCACATTCAAACTGACCACAAACCTCTAGTCCCTCTGCTGGGCGCGAGAAATCTGGACGAACTACCTCCACGTATACAACGCCTGAAAATGCGTCTCATGAGATTTTCATTCACCATATCCCATGTGGCGGGCAAAGAAATCGCAACGGCTGATGTTCTATCAAGAGCACCGGTGACGTCTTCGGAGGACAGATTACGGGAGGAGGAGATCAACCTCTACGCCGACGCCGTAGTGGACAGCCTCCCTGCAACTGAGAAGAGACTTAAAGAGATTCAGTCTCATCAggacaaagatgacattttgcgACAGCTTAAGCAGTTCTGTGTAAGTGGTTGGCCAGACAAGTTTTCGATTGAAAAGACTTTTATGCCATATTTCCCTTTTGCAGGTGAACTGACTGTTCAGAATGGGTTGTTGTTATTAGGCTGTAGGCTGGTCATTCCAAAAACACTCAGAGATGACATGCTAAACAAACTTCACGAAGGTCACTTAGGAATTACTAAGTGCCGAGAACGTGCTAAACAATCTGTGTGGTGGCCAGGTCTTAGCAAAGATTTAAAGCAACTCATTGAGAAGTGTGACACATGTGCCCGTGAGCGAGTTAACAACAGAGAGACAATGTTAGGAACTGAGTTTCCTTCAAGACCATGGTGTACAGTCGGGGTAGATTTGTTTCAGTTCGGTAAAAACCAGTATCTTGCGGTTGTAGATTACTTTTCACGGTTTTGTGAGGTAGCCAAGCTTTCGTGTACAACTTCGGACGCTGTGATTACCCACTGTAAATCTATTTTTGCTCGACATGGTATCCCTGAGGTCGTACGCTCAGATAATGGTCCGCAATTTGCATCTGAAGAGTTCAGAAGGTTTGCACGGATGTGGGGGTTTTCACATGTCACATCCAGTCCACATTTCCCACAGAGTAATGGGGAGGTGGAGCGGGCAATAAGGACTGTCAAAAGTCTACTAAAAAAGTCCAGTGATCCCTACTTAGCTTTAATGGCTTACCGTGCCGCACCTTTAGCAAATGGTTGTAGTCCAACTGAACTGCTAATGGGGCGTAAAATACGTACTACTGTTCCGGTCATTCCCTCTCAGCTAGATCCGAAAGGAGCGGATTTGGAAGATGTGAAGAGGAAGGAGCAGAgctacagacaaaaacaaaaactgaattttgacaAACGACATAGAGCTCACACATTGCCTGCCTTACAACCTGGAGACCATGTGTGGGTCAAGGACATGCAACAGAGAGGTACTGTAGTGTCCACAGCGAACACACCAAGATCCTACATCGTCGAAACATCTGGGGGAAATCTCCGGCGAAACAGGTATCATCTCTCACGCACACCTGTGGCTCCAGAACCACACATCACTGTCCCTGATATGGGGGAAAGCAACTCTACAGAGACTCTGAAAGGACCGGTCTCTCCTGTTGTACTCTCTGGTTCACCAGAATCTGAGAGACGCTATCCTTCTCGCGTCGGGAAGACCCCAGAGTACCTTAAAGATTATGTTACTTGA